Proteins encoded within one genomic window of Lysinibacillus louembei:
- a CDS encoding DUF5325 family protein encodes MTKAKFVMFIYALAAILSMVGIGFSVSLIGVTGTKYDTAGIIGVLACIIVMCIIFMMAFKTKRKFKEQGLL; translated from the coding sequence ATGACTAAAGCAAAATTCGTTATGTTCATTTATGCATTAGCTGCTATTTTATCAATGGTTGGCATCGGTTTTTCAGTATCGCTTATCGGCGTAACGGGAACAAAATACGATACAGCGGGCATTATCGGCGTTCTTGCCTGTATTATTGTGATGTGTATTATTTTTATGATGGCATTCAAAACGAAGCGGAAATTTAAAGAACAAGGTTTACTATAA
- a CDS encoding DUF2247 family protein: MYKIEIIEKNGFDCNWATLFIGRQFKLISSLEVTNYAVEYLKNNPNVNNEFILELAWEQVDDKVDDILERIISDSSSEDMTKEYHKWLYSIIKEASNNSSDENIFEEMENIFSMFNTPQNMHDFFRKVSDAFYYPSDSKHTIKELVEEFLDAEKQLILT, from the coding sequence ATGTATAAAATCGAAATTATTGAGAAAAACGGATTTGATTGTAATTGGGCTACATTGTTTATTGGTAGACAATTTAAGTTAATATCTTCCTTAGAAGTAACAAATTATGCTGTTGAATATTTAAAGAATAACCCAAATGTTAATAATGAGTTCATCCTTGAATTGGCGTGGGAACAAGTAGATGATAAAGTAGATGATATACTTGAAAGAATAATCTCTGACAGTTCTTCGGAAGACATGACTAAAGAGTATCATAAGTGGTTATATAGCATTATAAAAGAAGCATCTAATAATTCTTCTGATGAAAATATCTTTGAAGAAATGGAAAATATTTTTTCAATGTTTAATACGCCTCAAAATATGCATGACTTTTTTAGAAAAGTATCGGATGCATTTTATTATCCATCTGATTCAAAACATACAATTAAAGAACTTGTTGAGGAGTTTTTGGATGCTGAAAAGCAATTAATATTAACATAA